One Mycolicibacterium fallax genomic window, TTGTCCCAGCCGACGCCGGAGACGATGTCCACCGACTCGCAGAACACCCGCTTGGTGTGGTTGCCGACGAAGTAGCTGGTGATGTGGTTGATGGTGTTGCCGGGGGCGCCGCGGACACCGAACATCTGCCGGGTCGGCTGCTGCACCGGCCCGAACGCCGAGAGGTTCTGGTTGCCGAACCGGTCGATCTGGTTGGCGCCCATCACCACGTGGCGACGGCCCCAGGCCAGCGTCTCGAAGACCCGGCCGAACGGCATCCAGCCCTCGATCGCCGCGGGCGCGCCGATCGGCGGGGTGTCGGCGATCAGCCGGGCCTCACCGTCGCTCAGCACGATGTCGGGGGCGAAGCTCAGTCGGGCCAACCGGGCGCCGATCGACACCACGGTGGTCATCGGCGACACCATGATCTCCCCGGCGTCACGGAACAGTTCGGCGCAGGCGATCACGCAGATCTCGGCGGTGCTCACGTCGCTCATTTGTCGGTCTCCTTCGCGGCGGCGAACCGGCGGACCGCGGCCTGGTAGTCGTCCTCGCTGCCGGACAGGTACGTCTGGGTGAACTGCGCCCAGGTCTCCGGGTCGCCGGCGGCCTCGGCGTAGTGCCGCTGGAACTTCTCGTCGCGGCGGTAGTCGGGCTCGTTGGTGGTGAAGTGCGCGCCGCCGGGGGCCTCGACGACGGCGTCGACCATCATCCGGTTGATCAGCAGCTGCTGCGGCACAACCGAATCCACCAGCTCGGCGGTCGGGACGACCTTCTCCACCGACAGGAAGCGGCGGTCGGCGGCCATCAGGTACAGGTCGTCGAAGTACGGGTCGATGCCGGTGTAGGCGGCGTTGCCGCGGGCGTCGCCGAGGTTCAGGTGCACGAAGGCGGCGTCGAGGTTCAGCGCGGGCATCGCGATGAGTTCCTCGTGCTTGCCGTCGGTGGGGTACGGGCTGGTGACGGTCCGCAGCTCGTCGCCCCAGAACGCCCGCACGTCACTGCCGAGTCCGGCCCGGATCGGCAGGAACGGCAGCCGCTGGCCGGCCGCCTGCAGGCCGCAGCGCAGCATGCCCTCGTCCATCTCGCGGGCCTCGATCGCGCCGCTGGTGCGGGCCTTGGCGAACCACGGGTCGTAGAACGGCGGGGAGTCCAGCGAGACGAAGCCGTAGTAGGCCCGGCGGACCTTGCCGGCCGAGCACAGCAGGCCGAGATCCGGTCCGCCGTAGGTCACCACGGTCAGATCGGTGACGTCGGTGCGCAGCAGCGCGCGCACGAACGCCATCGGCTTGCGGCGCGAGCCCCAGCCGCCGAGGCCGATGGTCATGCCGCTTTCGATCTGCGCGACGGCGGCGTCCAGAGTCGTTGTCTTGTCGGTCATTTGTTTCCCTTTTCGGTGCCGGCGAAGGCGTCGCGGTGTTCGTCGGAGACGCCGGCGAGGTTGAGCTCGAAGGTGAAGCCCTGCTCCATCCGGTAGCTGGCGTTGACCCGCTGCACGTCGATGAGGTTCAGCGCCTCCTTGGCCGCCCGGATCACCCGGGTGTCCTTGGCGGCGATGTCGCGGGCCACCCGCAGCGCGGACTCGTCGAGCTCGGCGCGCGGCACCACCTCGTGCACCGAGCCGAACTGGGCCAGGGTGGCCGCGTCGACGGTGGCGGCGGTGAAGAACAGTCGCCGCATCATGTGCTGCGGGACCAGCCGGGACAGGTGGGTGGCCGCGCCGAGCGCGCCGCGCTCGACCTCGGGCAGCCCGAAGGTGGCATCGTCGGAGGCGACGATGACGTCGGCGTTGCCGATCAGGCCGATGCCGCCGCCGACGCAGAATCCGTTGACCGCGGCGATCACCGGCACCGCGCACTCGTAGACCGCGCGGAAGGCCTCGTAGCAGCCGCGGTTGGCGGCGATCAGCGCGTCAAAGCCCTCGGTGCGCTGCATCTCCTTGATGTCGACGCCGGCGTTGAAGCCGCGGCCCTCGGCCCGCAGGATCACCGCGTGGGTGCTGGGGTCGCGGCCGGCCGCGGTGATGGTGTCGGCCAGTTCGAACCAGCCCGCCGAGGGGATGGCGTTGACCGGTGGGTAGTCGACGGTGACCGAGACGATGCCCGGTTCGACGGTTTTGGATGTGATCGGCATGGCGTCTCCTGGGCCGGTAGGCAAAGCAAGCACTTGCTTGGTACGCTAACACACGTGACCGACCAGACTGATCCCGCGATCAACCTCGGCCTGCGCGACCGGGTGGTGTTGGTGACCGGCGGGGTGCGCGGCGTCGGCGCCGGCATCAGCGCGGTGTTCGCCGACCAGGGTGCGACGGTGCTGACCTGCGCGCGCCGCCCCGTCGAGGGCTCGCCGTATGAATTCCTGGCCTGCGACGTCCGCGACGACGACGCGGTCCGCGAGATGCTCGACGACGTGGTGGCCCGACACGGCCGGATCGACGTCGTGATCAACAATGCCGGCGGTTCCCCGTACGCGGCCGCCGCCGAGGCGTCGGCCAACTTCAGCCGCAAGATCATCGAGCTCAACCTGATCGGGCCGCTGCAGGTCGCCCAGCACGCCAACCGGCACATGCAGACCCAGTCGCGCGGCGGCTCGATCATCAACATCTGCAGCGTCAGCGGCCGGCGGCCCACCCCGGGCACCGCCGCCTACGGCGCGGCCAAGGCCGGCCTGGAGAATCTGACCTCGACGCTGGCGGTGGAATGGGCGCCGCGGGTGCGGGTCAACAACATCGTCGTCGGCATGGTGGAGACCGAACAGTCCGAACTGTTCTACGGCGACGCCGACTCGCTGGCCCAGGTGGCGGCCACGGTGCCGCTGGGCCGGTTGGCCCGGCCCGCCGACATCGGTTGGGCCGCCGCCTATCTGGCCTCGGACCTGGCCGGCTACGTCAGCGGCGCCAGCATCGAGGTGCACGGCGGCGGCGAGCCGCCGGCGTACCTGGACGCCTCCAGCGCGAATAAGTAAGTAACAGTGGATCAATCGAGGAGCAGCAATGGGATTGCTTGACGGCCGGGTTGTCATCGTCACCGGGGCAGGCGGCGGCATCGGCCGCGCCCACGCGCTGGCCTTTGCGGCCGAGGGCGCACGGGTCGTGGTCAACGACATCGGGGTGGGCCTGGACGGCTCGCCGGCCGGCGGCGGCAGCGCCGCCCAGACCGTGGTCGACGAGATCGTCGCGGCCGGGGGAGAGGCCGTCGCCAACGGCTCGAACGTCGCCGACTGGGAGCAGGCCGCCGCGCTGATCCAGACCGCGGTCGACACCTTCGGCGGGCTCGACGTGCTGGTCAACAACGCCGGCATCGTGCGCGACCGGATGTTCGCCAACACCAGCGAGGAAGAGTTCGACGCGGTGGTCGCGGTGCACCTCAAGGGGCACTTCGCCACCATGCGGCACGCCGCGGCGTACTGGCGGGCCAAGTCCAAGGCCGGCGAGACCGTCGACGCCCGGATCATCAACACCAGCTCCGGTGCCGGCCTGCAGGGCAGCATCGGGCAGGCCAACTACAGTGCCGCCAAGGCGGGTATCGCCGCGCTCACCCTGATCGGCGCCGCCGAGATGGGCCGCTACGGGGTGACCGTCAACGCGATCGCGCCGTCGGCGCGGACCCGGATGACCGAGACGGTGTTCGCCGACATGATGGCCACCCAGGGCCAGGCGTTCGACGCGATGGCGCCGGAGAACGTCTCCCCGCTCGTGGTGTGGCTGGGCAGCGCGGCATCCCGCGAGGTGACCGGGCAGGTCTTCGAGGTCGAGGGCGGCAAGATCCGGGTCGCCGAGGGCTGGGCGCACGGCCCGCAGATCGACAAGGGCGACCGCTGGGATCCGGCCGAGCTGGGGCCGGTGGTTGCCGACCTGCTGGCGCAGGCGCGTCCCGCGGTGCCGGTCTACGGCGCCTGATCCGACCTGACGATCATGGCCCCCTCGAAATTCGAGGGGGCCATGATCTTTTCGGTGTGGGCCTGGGTGGTGTGGGCCTAGGCGGCGTGGGCCTAGGCGGCGTCGGCCGCCTTGCGGACGGTGTCCCGCGCCTGCTTGACGACCTTCTTCACGTCGGCGGTTGCCTTGTCCACGGTCTGCTTGACCCGCTCGCCGGTCTGCTTGACCGCGTCCCGGACATCCGAGCGGGCGTTGTCGGCGACCACGCGCAGCCGCGGCCGCGGTGCGTCGGTGTCGTCGGCGCCGGCCGTCCGGGTGGTCAGCGTTGCGCCGAGGTCCGAGGCCGAGCTCTTCAGCTCGTCGACCAGACCCTTGGCGGTCCGGGTGGCGGCGGGGCGGTCCGCGGTGCTGTCGGCCAGGGCCGTGGACTGCCCGCCGGGCAGCAGGCCCCGCACCGCGTCGACGGTGTCGGTGACCGAATCCTTCACGAACTTGACCCCGGCCTCGCCGACGTCACGGACACCCTCGCCGGCGGTGCTGACGATCGCCCCGGCGTCCAGGGCCAGCACCGGCTGGCGCATGTTGTACAGCGCGGTCTGCGGCGCGACGGCCAGGTCACGGGTGTTGACGAACATCTTGGTCGGGTAGTTGGCCGGGCCGACCTCCTTATCGCCCCAGCGCTTGAGCTCCCACTCGCCGGCGGCGTCCTTCTCCACGACGACGACGTCGGTGTTGTCCAGCCGGTTGTTCAGCAGCAGCATCAGATCCGGGTTGTTGACGTTCATCAACGTCCACATCATGATCGTCGCGCCGTGCGAGAACACCACGGCGTTGTCGCTCTCCTCGTCGACCTGGTCAAGCGCGTTGGTCATCCGCTCGTTGAACTCGTTGCCGTTCTCGCCACCGGGGATGCGCAGGAACCGGGCGCCCAGGGTCCAGCCCAGCGGCACCGCGATGTAGCCGAGCCGACCGAGCCCGCTGTTCTCCGGGGCCCCCTCGAAGATGCCCGCGCCGATCTCCTGGACGCCGATCCGCTCCCCGGCGCGGCCCGGGTTGGTGTACTCCCCGCCCAGGATGGTGACGGGCCGGGGCGTCTCGTTATTTTCCTCGTACCACTTGGAGAGTGGCTTCGCGGTCTGCTGGGTCCGGATCATGGTGGAGGCGTAGATGCCGTCGTACTTGGTCAGGTCGTAGCCGTACCCCTGCAACTTCGCCGGCACACCGGCGGCCTGATCTTCGCCCAGCTCAGTCAGCTCCGGCCCCGGGATCGAGGTGTCGATGTGGTCGGCCGCGTTCGCCACCGATTCGCCGTGCCGAACGAACGTGACGGTCAGCGCCAGCGAAGGGATCGCGGTGATGACCAGCAGACAGAAGGCGGTCAGTGCCGTCGCCACGGCGATGAGTGGACGTCGTGAACGTCCGGCGAGGTGGTCCATGTTGGCTCCGTCGGGTAATGGATGGTGTCGGTCCACACATTCCCCCCGCACTGTGTGCGTGCTCACTGTACACACTTTGGGATCTGTTCACTAAGAATTTCTACGCCCGTTCCGAGGCATTTCTCAGGCGGATACACCGGCCCGGCAGCGCGGTGGCGGCTGTCGGTGGGTCGGCGTACTCTCGACAGTATGTTCGAAAGATTGGATCGCGAGGCGCTGACCAGTGCAGATGCCGCGGATCTGGTCGCCACGATCTCCGCCTCGGCGCTCGCCGATGCGGCCGCGGCGGCTGCCCGGTACGCCGCGATCGGCGAACTGCTGGCCCGCAATGAGGCCGAGGCCGACGCGCACGCCGCCTACGACGGCTGGACGGCGACCACCGCCGAGGTCGGCGCCGCGATGGGCATCAGCGCCCGCCGCGCCGGATCCCTGCTGCACGCCGCCAAGGCGCTGCGGACTCGGCTGCCCAAGATCGCCGCGCTGCTGGCGACCGGGGCGGTCTCCGAGCGGATCGTCGCGGTCGTCACCTGGCGCACCCGGCTGGTGATGGACCCGCAGGCCGCGGCCGAAATCGACACCGAGTTGGCCGCCGCGGTCGAGCAGGCCGCCCGCTACGGCGGGGTGGGCACGCTGTCCAACGACAGCCTGGACATGCTCGTCGACGCGGCGATCTGCAAGCACGATCCCGATGCGGTGCGCCGGATCCATCAGGCCGCCCGCGCCCGCGACATCTCCTTCGGCAAGCCCGACGACGAGACCGGGCTGCGCAGCGTGTACGGGGCGGTGCTGGCCACCGATGCCCCGATCATCGACGCGGTGCTGAGCTCGTTGGCCTCCTCGGTGTGCCCGGAGGATCCGCGCAGCATCGGGGAGCGGCGTTCGGATGCCTTCGCGCTGCTGCACACCGGCATCACCGCGCTGCCGTGTCGGTGCAATCGGCCCGAATGCCCGCAGAACACCACCGGGGCCACCGACGGCAACGGGGTGGTGGACCGGACCCGGGCGGGCTCGGTGGTCATCGAGGTGCTCGCCGATCAGGCCGCGATTGAGCAGGCCATCGCCGAGGCTGCCGGCAAACCGAGCATCGGCAGGCCGTGGCTGGAGTCCCGGAAGCGCACCGTCTGGGTTTACCCGCCCGGCACCGACTGGTCCGGCGGGATGACCCCGGAGGAGATCGCCGAGATCACCGACACCGCGCGACGCGACGCCGGGCCGGGCTGGCAGACCCGCCGGCCCGTCGACCCGGCCGGGCAGCTTGGCCTCTGGGAACACCGCCCGGTGAGCATGCCGGCCGCCCTGAGCGATTCGGCGATCGACGCCGAGCTGGCCGCGCTGCTGACCGCCGACGCCGCGGAGCCGCGGCCCTGCGCGCGTCATCGCGGGCTCCCGCCGGATCAGCCGCCGGATCAGCCCCCGCCGGGTCAGCCCCCGCCTCCGCCGCCGCGGAATCCGCCCCCACCCCCGCCACCCCCGCCACCGCCCCCGCCACCCCCGCCACCGCCCCCGCCGGTCGTGGTGCCGGAGTGCGATCGCGGCGTCGCGGTGCAGATCGGTGGTGGGATCGTGCCGATACCGCTGCTGGCCGAGCTGGTGCGCACCGGCGCGAAGATCCGCGCACTGCGGCGCCCGGACCGCACCCCGGAGAAGCACTACCGGCCGTCACGCCGGCTGGCGCTGTGGGATCAGGCCCGGGATCTGACCTGCCGGTTCCCCGGCTGCGGGAAGCCCGCCGACCGCTGCGACATCGACCATGTTCGCCCGTACCCGCGCGGCCCCACCCATCCGGGCAACAACGCCTGCTACTGCCGCACCCACCACCTGGGCAAGACCTTCGGTGGCTGGAGCTCGGAGCTGGCCGCCGATGGGACGCTGACCTGGACCAGCCCGCACGGGGCCGGCTACACCACCGTGCCGCTGTCGGCGCTGCTGTTTCCCGGCTGGAACACCGAAACGCCGCTGCCCCCGGCGAAGAAGGCCCCGGGCAAGAAGGACGGCGCCGCAGGCAAGGAGGACGGCGCGCCGCCGGAGCACCGGGGATTGGCGATGCCGAAACGGCCTCGTACCCGCGAGCAGGATCAGCTGCGCGGCATCGAGGCCGAACGCGCCGCCAACCACATCGAGAACGCCGCATACGACGCCGAGATGGCCAAGGTTCTGGGTCCGCTCACTCCGAAACCCCGGCCCGAGCCCGAGCCCGAACCTGAGCCCGACGACGACGACGGCGAGCCGCCGCCGTTCTGACCGGGGCTAGGCCGGATCGCAGATGACGATCGGGATCTTGCGATCGGTGTAGGAGCGGTAGTTCACGAAGTCCGGGTACATCGCGTCCAGCTTGGGCCAGTACTCGTCGCGCTCGGCGTCGGTGGCGTCGCGGGCCACCAGCGCCAGGGTCTGCGTCTTGGTCTGGAACGAGATGGCCGGGTCGGCCTTCAGGTTGAGGTACCACATCGGGTTCGTCGCCCGGCCGCCCTGCGAGGCGACCAGCACGATGCGCCCGCCCTCCTGCAGGTACAGCAGCGGGCTGTCCCGCGGCTCACCGGACTTGCGGCCGGTGGTGGTGAGAATCCCGACCGCCGCGCCGCGCAGGAACTTGTCGCCGAACCGGCCCCCGGACTTCTTGAACAGCCAGGTCTGGGCGCGCGACATCCATTTGATCGCGGTGCCGGTGGACGGCGCGTTGAGCCGCTGCACCTGCTTGGCGTTCAACGGGCGGGGGGTGTTGGCCATGGCGGCAACCTATCTCGTCAGCGTGGGCCGGATGTTGGCGCTGATGTGGTGGATCTGCGCGGTCGGGGCGTCGGCCGGGATCAGGAACGTCTCGTCGACCACCGCGCCCACCCGGCGGCCGAACAGCGCGGGCTTGGTGGACAGCTCGAACACCGCCCGGATGTGATCGCCGTCGACGCTGAACTCCGGGGTGCTGACCGCGCGGATCAGCTTGAACTGCGGACCGTTGTTCAGGCTGCGGCGCAGGTGATCCCCGGACCGCCCGGTCTTGATGCCCAGCTCGTAGCGCACGCAGTCCGGGGCGAACGGGACGTCGTCGCCCCGGTGGTCGGCCAGCGCGCTGATGTAGGCCTGCGCGGCGGCGATGCGGTCGGCGTCGGTCAGCGGCATCAGAGGCGCTCGATGATCGTTCCGGTGGACAGCGCCCCGCCGGCGCACATGGTGATCAGCGCGGTGGACTTGTCGGTGCGCTCCAGCTCGTGCAGCGCGGTGGTGATCAGCCGGGCACCGGTGGAACCGACCGGGTGCCCCAGCGCGATCGCGCCACCGTTGACGTTGACGCGGTCCATGTCGGCGCCGTGCACCTGCGCCCAGGACAGCACCACCGAGGCGAACGCCTCGTTGATCTCGACCAGGTCGATGTCGCTCATCGACATGCCGGCCTTCTCCAGCACCCGCGCGGTGGACTGCACCGGCCCGTCCAGGTGGTAGTAGGTCTCGGCGCCGACGTTGGCCTGGCTGACGATGCGGGCCCGCGGCTTGAGCCCCAGGGCCTTGGCCTTGTCCTCGTCCATCCACAGCACCGCGGCCGCGCCGTCGGAGATCTGCGAGGAGTTGCCGGCGGTGTGGATGCCGCCCTCGATGACGGGCTTGAGCGCGGCCAGCCCCTCGGCGGTGGTGTCCCGCAGGCCCTGGTCGCGGCCGACCATGGTCAGCTCGGCGGTGGGCTGCTTGTTCTCGTCGATCACCGGGGCCTGGATCGGGGAGATCTCCCGATCGAAGCGGCCCTCGGCCCAGGCCTGCTTGGCCCGCAGCTGGGAGGCCAGCCCGAGCGCGTCCACGTCGGCGCGGGTGATGCCGCGCCGGCGGGCGATCCGCTCGGCGGCCTCGAACTGGTTGGGCAGGTCGATGTCCCAGGACGCCGCCCGCGCGCCGCCGCCGTTGGCGCCCAGACCGACCCGGCTCATCGCCTCGATGCCGCAGGCGATGCCGATGTCGATGGCGCCGGTGGCGATCAGCCCGGCGATCAGGTGGTTGGCCTGCTGGGCGCTGCCGCACTGGCAGTCGATGCTGGTGGCGCCGACGTGCTCGGGCAGCCCGGCGACCAGCCAGGACTGCCGGGTGACGTTGTTCGCCTGTTCCCCGTACTGGGTGACGCAGCCGCCGATAACCTGTTCCACGTCGCCGGCGTCGATGCCGGCCTTCTCCACCACGGCCCGCTGGACGGCGCCGAGCAACTCGGTGGCATGCAGGCCGGACAGCCAGCCGTTCCGTTTTCCGATCGGACTGCGGGTGGCTTCGACGATGACAGGATTACTCATGTCCGCCAGGCTAGAACACGTTTCATTACTCTGACAAGCGACGATGTGTCGGTGCCTTTGATCTGCGGTCAGACCGTGTTTCAATGGTGGCAATTGGCACTAGACCGTGTTGTTTGCGGACCCGCTGGAGCAAGGAGAAGACCAATGGCGCACCTCAGTTTCCCCAACACCTTCGATCCGCTGGACGCCGACCTGAACCTGCAGGGGTTGCCGGTTGAGCAGCTCGCCGAGCTGCGCAGGTCCGAGCCTATCCACTGGGTCGACGTTCCGGAGGGAACCGGCGGGTTCGGTGACAAGGGCTACTGGCTGGTGACCCGGCACGCCGACGTCAAGGAGGTGTCGCGCCGCAGCGACGTGTTCTCCTCGGCGATGAACGGTGCCATCCCGGTCTGGCCGCAGACCATGACCCGCGAGGCCGTCGACGTGCAGCGCGCGGTGCTGCTCAACATGGACGCGCCGCACCACACCCGGCTGCGCAAGATCATCTCCCGCGGCTTCACCCCGCGCGCCGTCGGCCGGCTGCGCGAGGAGCTCAACGCCCGCGCCCAGCACATCGCCAAGACCGCGGCCGCGATGGAGGTCGGCGACTTCGTCGAGCAGGTCGCCTGTGAGCTGCCGCTGCAGGCCATCGCCGAGCTGATCGGCGTGCCCCAGGAGGACCGCGACAAGCTGTTCCGCTGGTCCAACGAGATGACCGCCGGCGAGGACCCCGAGTTCGCCGACATCGATCCGGCGATGTCCTCCTTCGAGGTGATCACCTACGCCATGAAGATGGCCGAGGAGCGTCGCAAGAACCCGACCGACGACATCGTCACCCAGCTGATCGAGGCCGACATCGACGGCGAGAGCCTGACCGACGACGAGTTCGGCTTCTTCGTCATCATGCTCGCGGTCGCCGGCAACGAGACCAGCCGCAACTCGACCACCCACGGCATGATCGCGTTCGCCCAGCACCCCGAGCAGTGGGAGCTCTACAAGCGCGAGCGCCCGGAGACCGCGGTCGACGAGATCGTCCGCTGGGCCACCCCGGTCTCGGCGTTCCAGCGCACCGCCAACTGCGACACCGAGCTGGCCGGCGTGCAGATCAAGGAGGGCCAGCGAGTGGTGATGTCCTACCGCTCGGCCAACTTCGACGAGACGGTCTTCGAGGACCCGCACACCTTCAACATCCTGCGCGACCCCAACCCGCACGTCGGGTTCGGCGGCACCGGTGCGCACTACTGCATCGGCGCCAACCTGGCCCGGATGACCATCAACCTGATCTTCGAGGCGATCGCCGACCACATGCCCGACATCACCCCGATCGGGGAGCCGGAGCGGCTGATGTCCGGCTGGCTCAACGGCATCAAGCACTGGCAGGTCGACTACACCGGTCAGGCCGGTAAGTAACCAACCCGCCGGAACGAGGAGCAAGCACAGTGGATTTCAGTCCCGACCCGCAGCAGCAGGCCGTCGCCGACGTCGTCACCTCGGTGCTCGACCGTGACAACTCCTGGGCCGCCCTGGTCGACGGCGGCGTGGCCGCCCTCGGTGTGCCGGAGCGGCTCGGCGGCGACGGCGTCGGGCTGCCAGAGATCGCGACCGCGCTGACCGAGATCGGTCGGCACGGCACCACCGGCCCGGCACTGGGCACCCTCGGGCTGGGGCTGCTGCCGCTGCTGGCGCTGGCCACCGACGAGCAGCAGGACCGCTACCTGGCCGGGGTGGCCGGCGGCGCGCTGCTGTCCGCCGCGCTCAACGAGCCGGGCACCGCGCTGCCGGAGCAGCCCGGGGTCACCCTGGCCGACGGCCGGCTCAACGGCACCAAGATCGGCGTGCCCCACGCCGACGGCGCGCAGTGGCTGCTGGTCACCGCCGACTCCGGCGTCGCGGTGGTGTCCCCGCGCGGCGAGGGCGTCGCGCTGACCCGGACGCCGACCGCCAACGGCTCCGAGGAGTTCGTCGTCACCCTCACCGACGCACCGGCCGACGGGGTGCTCGACGGCGCCACCGCCGCGGATGTCAATCGGCTGGCGCTGGCGGCCTACGGCTCGTTCGCCGCGGGCCTGACCGCCGGGGCGCTGCGGCTGACCGCCGACTACGTCGCCACCCGCGAGCAGTTCGGCCGGCCGCTGTCGACGTTCCAGACCGTCGCCGCGCAGCTGTCCGAGGTGTACATCACCGCCCGCACCATCGCGCTGCTGGCCACCTCGGCGGCCTGGCGGCTCGCCGAGGACCTCGACGCCGACGAGGACCTGACGATCCTCGGATACTGGGTGACCTCGCAGGCGCCGGTCGCCATGCGCACCTGCCACCATCTGCACGGCGGCATGGGCATGGACATCACCTACCCGATGGACCGGTACTACTCGTCGATCAAGGACCTGGCCCGCTGCCTGGGCGGTCAGGCGCAACGACTCGAGCTGGTGGGAGCGTAATGTTCATCGATCTGACGCCCGAACAGCGGGCGCTGCAGGCCGAGCTGCGGGAATACTTCTCGACCCTGATCACCCCCGAAGAAGCCGCCGCGATGGAGACCGACCGGCACAACGAGGCCTACCGCACGGTGATCAAGCGGATGGGCTCGGACGGCAAGCTCGGCGTCGGCTGGCCCAAGGAGTACGGCGGCCTGGGCTTCGGCCCGATCGAGCAGCAGATCTTCGTCAACGAGGCCAACCGCGCCGACATCCCGCTGCCGATGGTCACCCTGCAGACCGTCGGGCCGACCCTGCAGGTGCACGGCACCGAGGCGCAGAAGAAGCAGTTCCTGCCCGGAATCCTTTCCGGCGACGTGCATTTCGCTATCGGCTACTCCGAGCCGGAGGCCGGCACCGACCTGGCGTCGCTGCGCACCACCGCGGTCCGCGACGGCGATCACTACATCGTCAACGGCCAGAAGATGTGGACCACCGGCGCGCACGACGCCGACTACATCTGGCTGGCCTGCCGCACCGACCCG contains:
- a CDS encoding steroid 3-ketoacyl-CoA thiolase, whose translation is MSNPVIVEATRSPIGKRNGWLSGLHATELLGAVQRAVVEKAGIDAGDVEQVIGGCVTQYGEQANNVTRQSWLVAGLPEHVGATSIDCQCGSAQQANHLIAGLIATGAIDIGIACGIEAMSRVGLGANGGGARAASWDIDLPNQFEAAERIARRRGITRADVDALGLASQLRAKQAWAEGRFDREISPIQAPVIDENKQPTAELTMVGRDQGLRDTTAEGLAALKPVIEGGIHTAGNSSQISDGAAAVLWMDEDKAKALGLKPRARIVSQANVGAETYYHLDGPVQSTARVLEKAGMSMSDIDLVEINEAFASVVLSWAQVHGADMDRVNVNGGAIALGHPVGSTGARLITTALHELERTDKSTALITMCAGGALSTGTIIERL
- a CDS encoding cytochrome P450 produces the protein MAHLSFPNTFDPLDADLNLQGLPVEQLAELRRSEPIHWVDVPEGTGGFGDKGYWLVTRHADVKEVSRRSDVFSSAMNGAIPVWPQTMTREAVDVQRAVLLNMDAPHHTRLRKIISRGFTPRAVGRLREELNARAQHIAKTAAAMEVGDFVEQVACELPLQAIAELIGVPQEDRDKLFRWSNEMTAGEDPEFADIDPAMSSFEVITYAMKMAEERRKNPTDDIVTQLIEADIDGESLTDDEFGFFVIMLAVAGNETSRNSTTHGMIAFAQHPEQWELYKRERPETAVDEIVRWATPVSAFQRTANCDTELAGVQIKEGQRVVMSYRSANFDETVFEDPHTFNILRDPNPHVGFGGTGAHYCIGANLARMTINLIFEAIADHMPDITPIGEPERLMSGWLNGIKHWQVDYTGQAGK
- a CDS encoding acyl-CoA dehydrogenase family protein, with product MDFSPDPQQQAVADVVTSVLDRDNSWAALVDGGVAALGVPERLGGDGVGLPEIATALTEIGRHGTTGPALGTLGLGLLPLLALATDEQQDRYLAGVAGGALLSAALNEPGTALPEQPGVTLADGRLNGTKIGVPHADGAQWLLVTADSGVAVVSPRGEGVALTRTPTANGSEEFVVTLTDAPADGVLDGATAADVNRLALAAYGSFAAGLTAGALRLTADYVATREQFGRPLSTFQTVAAQLSEVYITARTIALLATSAAWRLAEDLDADEDLTILGYWVTSQAPVAMRTCHHLHGGMGMDITYPMDRYYSSIKDLARCLGGQAQRLELVGA